The sequence below is a genomic window from Proteus vulgaris.
TCTGGTTGATGTTCTGATCGTCACTGCTGATGTAGATGAGAATCTGTATTTAGCAGCACGTAACTTATATAAAGTTGACGTACGTGATGCAGCAACAATCGACCCTGTTAGCTTAATCGCCTTCGACAAAGTCGTCATGACTGCTGACGCTGTGAAGCAAGTTGAGGAGATGCTGGCATGATCCGTGAAGAACGTCTGCTGAAAGTACTGCGCGCGCCGCATGTATCTGAAAAAGCTTCTATCGCGATGGAAAAATCAAATACCATCGTTCTCAAAGTTGCTAAAGACGCGACCAAAGCAGAGATTAAAGCAGCTGTACAAAAACTGTTTGAAGTCGAAGTTGAAAGTGTTAACACTCTGCTGATGAAAGGCAAAGTGAAACGTCACGGTCAGCGTATTGGTCGTCGTAGCGACTGGAAAAAAGCTTACGTAACCCTGAAGGAAGGCCAGAATCTGGACTTCGTCGGCGGCGCTGAGTAAGTCGGAGGAGTAAAGAACAATGGCAATTGTTAAATGTAAACCTACGTCTCCGGGCCGTCGCCACGTAGTTAAAGTGGTAAACCCTGAGCTGCATAAAGGGAAACCTTATGCGCCATTGCTGGAAAAAAACAGCAAGTCCGGTGGTCGTAACAACAATGGTCGTATCACTACCCGTCATATCGGTGGTGGTCACAAACAGGCTTACCGTATTGTTGACTTCAAACGCAACAAAGATGGTATCCCTGCGACAGTAGAACGTCTGGAATATGATCCAAACCGTTCAGCTAACATCGCTTTAGTGCTGTATGCTGATGGTGAACGTCGCTACATTCTGGCTCCAAAAGGCCTGAAAGCGGGTGATAAAGTTCAGTCTGGCGTTGATGCTGCTATCAAAGCGGGTAACACCTTACCAATGCGTAATATCCCGGTTGGTTCTACAGTTCATAACGTAGAAATGAAACCAGGTAAAGGTGGTCAGTTAGCTCGTTCAGCTGGTACTTACGTTCAGATCGTTGCTCGTGATGGTGCTTATGTCACTATTCGTCTGCGTTCTGGTGAAATGCGTAAAGTTCCTTCTGATTGCCGTGCAACTATCGGTGAAGTTGGCAACTCTGAGCACATGTTACGCGTTCTGGGTAAAGCTGGTGCAAGTCGCTGGCGTGGTATTCGTCCTACCGTTCGCGGTACTGCGATGAACCCAGTCGATCACCCACATGGTGGTGGTGAAGGTCGTAACTTTGGTAAACACCCAGTAACACCTTGGGGCGTTCAAACCAAAGGTAAGAAGACTCGTAAAAACAAACGCACTGAACATTTCATCGTTCATCGTCGTACTAAGAAATAATTAGAGGATAAGCCATGCCACGTTCTCTCAAGAAAGGTCCTTTCATTGACCTGCACTTGCTGAAGAAGGTAGAGAAAGCGGTGGAAAGCGGTGACAAAAAGCCTGTTAAGACTTGGTCCCGTCGTTCAACGATCTTTCCTAACATGATCGGTTTGACCATCGCTGTCCATAATGGTCGTCAGCATGTTCCAGTTTACGTTTCCGACGAAATGGTTGGTCACAAACTGGGTGAATTCGCGCCGACCCGTACTTATCGCGGTCATGCAGCCGATAAAAAGGCTAAGAAAAAATAAGGTAGGAGGAAGAGATGGAAACTATCGCTATGCATCGCCACGCTCGTTCTTCTGCTCAGAAGGTTCGCTTGGTAGCTGACCTGATTCGCGGTAAGAAAGTGTCGCAAGCTCTGGAAATTTTAACCTTTACCAACAAGAAAGCTGCTGGTTTAGTGAAGAAAGTACTGGAGTCTGCTATTGCTAATGCAGAACACAACGATGGCGCTGACATTGATGATCTGAAAGTAGCTAAGATCTTTGTTGACGAAGGTCCTTCTATGAAGCGCATTATGCCTCGTGCAAAAGGCCGTGCAGATCGTATTCTGAAGCGCACCAGCCACATCACTGTGGTTGTGTCTGATCGCTGAGACTCTGGAGACTAGCAATGGGTCAAAAAGTACATCCTAATGGTATCCGCCTTGGCATTGTCAAGCCTTGGAATTCCACATGGTATGCGGGTACCAATGAATTCGCTGACAACCTAGACAGCGACTTTAAAGTACGTCAGTACTTAACTAAAGAACTGGCTAAAGCATCTGTATCTCGTATCGTTATCGAACGTCCTGCGAAAAGCATCCGTGTGACTATTCACACTGCTCGCCCAGGCATCGTTATCGGTAAAAAAGGTGAAGATGTTGAAAAACTGCGCAAAAACGTAGCGGATATCGCTGGCGTTCCTGCGCAAATTAATATCGCCGAAGTACGTAAACCTGAACTGGACGCAAAATTAGTTGCTGACAGCATCACTTCACAGCTGGAACGTCGTGTTATGTTCCGTCGTGCTATGAAGCGTGCGGTACAGAACGCTATGCGTTTAGGCGCTAAAGGTATTAAAGTGGAAGTAAGTGGTCGCTTAGGCGGCGCTGAAATCGCTCGTACTGAATGGTATCGTGAAGGTCGTGTACCTCTGCACACTCTGCGTGCAGATATCGACTACAATACCTCAGAAGCACAAACCACTTATGGTGTGCTCGGCGTTAAGGTATGGATCTTCAAAGGTGAGATCCTGGGTGGTATGGCTGCAGTTGAACAGGCGGAAAAACCGGCTGCTCAACCTAAAAAGCAGCAGCGTAAAGGCCGCAAGTAAGGAGAGTCGCTGATGTTACAACCAAAGCGTACAAAATTCCGTAAAGTGCACAAAGGCCGCAACCGTGGCTTAGCTGCTGGTGCGGATGTAAGCTTCGGGACTTACGGTCTTAAAGCTGTGGGCCGTGGTCGTCTGACTGCACGTCAGATCGAAGCGGCACGTCGTGCAATGACCCGTGCAGTTAAGCGTCAGGGTAAAATCTGGATCCGTGTGTTCCCAGACAAACCAATCACTGAAAAGCCGCTCGAAGTCCGTATGGGTAAAGGTAAAGGTAACGTTGAGTATTGGGTTGCCTTAATCCAGCCAGGTAAAGTCCTGTATGAAATGGATGGTGTGCCTGAAGAACTGGCCCGTGAAGCATTCAAGCTGGCGGCAGCAAAACTGCCTATCAAAACCACCTTTGTAACTAAGACGGTGATGTAATGAAAGCAAAAGAGCTGCGCGAAAAGAGCGTTGAAGAGCTGAACACAGAACTGCTGAACTTACTGCGCGAGCAGTTTAACCTGCGTATGCAGGCAGCAAGTGGTCAGTTACAACAGTCTCATCTGTTGAAACAAGTGCGTCGTAATATCGCACGCGTTAAGACTTTACTGACTGAGAAGGCGGGTGCGTAATGACCGATAAAATCCGTACTCTGCAAGGTCGTGTAGTTAGTGACAAAATGGAGAAATCTATTGTCGTTGCTATCGATCGTATGGTTAAACACCCATTATATGGTAAGTTTATCCGTCGTACGACCAAACTGCATGTACATGACGAGAACAACGAATGTGGAATTGGTGACGTAGTAGAAATTCGTCAAACACGTCCACTGTCTAAGACTAAGTCTTGGGCGTTAGTTCGCGTTGTAGAAAAAGCTGTTCTGTAATAAAATAGCCTTTTCGTACGAAATAAACGGCTCAAAACTGAACGAGCCGTTTATTTTTTCTGTCCATATCGAGAATGTGGTGTTATAATGCCGCTCCCTCGTATTATGGGATATTGAACGGCCTCTTCTAATGTGGAAGTGGCTCAGTAGTAGTTGACATTTAGCGGAGCACTAAAATGATCCAAGAACAGACTATGCTGAACGTGGCCGACAACTCCGGTGCACGTCGCGTAATGTGTATCAAGGTTCTAGGTGGCTCGCACCGTCGCTACGCAGATGTAGGTGACATCATCAAAATTACCATCAAGGAAGCAATTCCACGTGGTAAAGTTAAGAAAGGTGATGTACTGAAAGCGGTAGTGGTGCGCACCAAGAAGGGTGTTCGTCGCCCTGACGGTTCTGTCATTCGCTTCGATAGCAACGCTTGTGTATTGTTAAACAACAACAGCGAGCAAGTTATTGGTACGCGTATTTTTGGGCCGGTTACTCGTGAACTTCGTAATGAGAAGTTCATGAAAATAATCTCTCTGGCACCTGAAGTACTCTAAGGAGCAGGCAATGGCAGCGAAAATCCGTCGTGATGACGAAGTTATCGTTCTTACTGGTAAAGATAAAGGTAAGCGCGGTAAAGTAAAACAGGTTCTTTCTTCTGGTAAAGTTCTCGTTGAAGGTATCAATCTGGTTAAAAAACATCAGAAGCCAGTTCCGGCTCTGAATCAACCAGGTGGCATCGTTGAAAAAGAAGCGTTTATTCAAGTTTCTAACGTTGCGCTTTTCAATGCGGCAACCGGCAAGGCTGACCGTGTAGGTTTTAGATTTGAAGACGGTAAGAAAGTTCGTTTCTTCAAGTCTAATAAAGAAACTATCAAGTAATTTGGAGTATACGATGGCGAAACTGCATGATTACTACAAAGACGAGGTGGTCCAACAACTGATGTCTCAGTTTGGTTACCATTCTGTCATGCAAGTCCCTCGGGTCGAGAAGATCACCCTGAATATGGGTGTTGGTGAAGCGATTGTTGATAAGAAACTGCTGGACAATGCAGCAGCTGATTTAGCAGCAATCTCAGGTCAAAAACCTTTGATCACCAAAGCACGCAAATCTGTTGCAGGCTTCAAAATCCGCCAGGGCTATCCGATCGGCTGTAAAGTGACCCTGCGTGGCGAACGCATGTGGGAGTTCTTTGAACGCTTGATCTCTATTGCTGTACCTCGTATTCGTGACTTCCGTGGTTTATCCGCTAAGTCATTTGACGGACGTGGTAACTACAGCATGGGCGTACGTGAGCAAATCATCTTCCCTGAAATCGATTACGATAAAGTGGATCGTGTTCGTGGTTTGGATATTACCATTACTACGACTGCGAAATCAGATGATGAAGGTCGCGCACTGTTAGCAGCGTTTAACTTCCCGTTCCGCAAGTAAGGCAGGGCATTCATGGCTAAGAAATCTATGAAAGCACGTGATGTAAAACGTGCGAATTTAGCTGAGAAATTCTTCGCAAAACGCGCAGAACTGAAAGCTATCGTTTCAGATGTGAACGTGTCTGACGAAGATCGTTGGAATGCTGTTCTAAAACTGCAAACTATGCCACGTGATTCAAGTCCTTCACGTCAGCGTAACCGCTGCCGTCAAACTGGACGTCCGCACGGTTTCCTGCGGAAATTTGGCCTCAGCCGTATTAAAGTCCGTGAAGCCGCTATGCGCGGTGAAATCCCGGGCCTTAGAAAGGCTAGCTGGTAATTACCATAATTGAATCACGGGAGTAAAGACAGATGAGCATGCAAGATCCCATCGCGGATATGCTGACCCGTATCCGTAACGGTCAGGCCGCGAACAAAGTTGCGGTCACAATGCCTTCCTCCAAGCTGAAAGTGGCGATTGCCAACGTGCTTAAGGAAGAAGGTTATATCGAAGATTTTAAAATTGAAGGCGACACTAAGCCAGAACTGGAAATCACTTTAAAATATTTCCAAGGTAAGGCTGTAGTAGAAAGCATTCAGCGCGTAAGCCGTCCAAGTCTGCGCATCTATAAAAGAAAAGATGAGCTGCCACAAGTTATGGCAGGACTGGGCATCGCTGTTGTTTCTACCTCAAAAGGTGTTATGACTGATCGTGCAGCTCGCCAAGCAGGTCTTGGTGGCGAGATTATCTGCTACGTAGCTTAATTCGGGAGGAAAGAATGTCTCGTGTGGCAAAAGCACCCGTCGTCATTCCTGCCGGCGTAGAGGTTAAACTCAACGGTCAGGTAATTACGATTAAGGGTAAAAACGGCGAGCTAACTCGTACTATCCATAATGCAGTTGAAATTCAACATGCTGACAACCACTTAACTTTCGCACCTCGCGATGGTTTTGCTGATGCTTGGGCACAGGCGGGTACTACTCGTTCTCTGTTAAATGCAATGGTTGTAGGTGTTACCGAAGGCTTCACTAAGAAACTGCAACTGGTAGGTGTAGGTTATCGTGCGTCTATTAAAGGCAATGCGGTTAACTTATCAGTAGGTTTTTCACATCCAGTGGAACACCAACTGCCAGCAGGCATCACTGCTGAATGTCCAACACAAACTGAAATCGTACTGAAAGGTGCGGATAAGCAAGTGATTGGTCAAGTAGCAGCTGAACTGCGTGCTTACCGTCGCCCTGAGCCTTATAAAGGTAAAGGTATTCGTTACGCCGACGAAGTTGTGCGTATCAAAGAGGCTAAGAAGAAGTAAGGTAACACTATGGATAAGAAAGCAGCTCGTATCCGTCGTGCGACCCGCGCACGCCGTAAGCTCCAGGAATTGGGTGCGACTCGCCTGGTGGTACACCGTACCCCTCGCCATATTTATGCGCAGGTTATTGCACCAAACGGTTCTGAAACTTTGGTGGCCGCTTCTACTACAGAAAAAGCTATCATTGAGCAACTGAAAAACACTGGAAACAAAGAAGCAGCAGCAGTAGTTGGTAAAAT
It includes:
- the rplW gene encoding 50S ribosomal protein L23 codes for the protein MIREERLLKVLRAPHVSEKASIAMEKSNTIVLKVAKDATKAEIKAAVQKLFEVEVESVNTLLMKGKVKRHGQRIGRRSDWKKAYVTLKEGQNLDFVGGAE
- the rplN gene encoding 50S ribosomal protein L14; this translates as MIQEQTMLNVADNSGARRVMCIKVLGGSHRRYADVGDIIKITIKEAIPRGKVKKGDVLKAVVVRTKKGVRRPDGSVIRFDSNACVLLNNNSEQVIGTRIFGPVTRELRNEKFMKIISLAPEVL
- the rpsC gene encoding 30S ribosomal protein S3, with protein sequence MGQKVHPNGIRLGIVKPWNSTWYAGTNEFADNLDSDFKVRQYLTKELAKASVSRIVIERPAKSIRVTIHTARPGIVIGKKGEDVEKLRKNVADIAGVPAQINIAEVRKPELDAKLVADSITSQLERRVMFRRAMKRAVQNAMRLGAKGIKVEVSGRLGGAEIARTEWYREGRVPLHTLRADIDYNTSEAQTTYGVLGVKVWIFKGEILGGMAAVEQAEKPAAQPKKQQRKGRK
- the rplB gene encoding 50S ribosomal protein L2; protein product: MAIVKCKPTSPGRRHVVKVVNPELHKGKPYAPLLEKNSKSGGRNNNGRITTRHIGGGHKQAYRIVDFKRNKDGIPATVERLEYDPNRSANIALVLYADGERRYILAPKGLKAGDKVQSGVDAAIKAGNTLPMRNIPVGSTVHNVEMKPGKGGQLARSAGTYVQIVARDGAYVTIRLRSGEMRKVPSDCRATIGEVGNSEHMLRVLGKAGASRWRGIRPTVRGTAMNPVDHPHGGGEGRNFGKHPVTPWGVQTKGKKTRKNKRTEHFIVHRRTKK
- the rplX gene encoding 50S ribosomal protein L24: MAAKIRRDDEVIVLTGKDKGKRGKVKQVLSSGKVLVEGINLVKKHQKPVPALNQPGGIVEKEAFIQVSNVALFNAATGKADRVGFRFEDGKKVRFFKSNKETIK
- the rpmC gene encoding 50S ribosomal protein L29, giving the protein MKAKELREKSVEELNTELLNLLREQFNLRMQAASGQLQQSHLLKQVRRNIARVKTLLTEKAGA
- the rplF gene encoding 50S ribosomal protein L6, coding for MSRVAKAPVVIPAGVEVKLNGQVITIKGKNGELTRTIHNAVEIQHADNHLTFAPRDGFADAWAQAGTTRSLLNAMVVGVTEGFTKKLQLVGVGYRASIKGNAVNLSVGFSHPVEHQLPAGITAECPTQTEIVLKGADKQVIGQVAAELRAYRRPEPYKGKGIRYADEVVRIKEAKKK
- the rpsQ gene encoding 30S ribosomal protein S17, whose amino-acid sequence is MTDKIRTLQGRVVSDKMEKSIVVAIDRMVKHPLYGKFIRRTTKLHVHDENNECGIGDVVEIRQTRPLSKTKSWALVRVVEKAVL
- the rplR gene encoding 50S ribosomal protein L18, with translation MDKKAARIRRATRARRKLQELGATRLVVHRTPRHIYAQVIAPNGSETLVAASTTEKAIIEQLKNTGNKEAAAVVGKIVAERALEKGIKVVSFDRSGFQYHGRVQALADAAREAGLQF
- the rpsN gene encoding 30S ribosomal protein S14; translation: MAKKSMKARDVKRANLAEKFFAKRAELKAIVSDVNVSDEDRWNAVLKLQTMPRDSSPSRQRNRCRQTGRPHGFLRKFGLSRIKVREAAMRGEIPGLRKASW
- the rpsS gene encoding 30S ribosomal protein S19, whose amino-acid sequence is MPRSLKKGPFIDLHLLKKVEKAVESGDKKPVKTWSRRSTIFPNMIGLTIAVHNGRQHVPVYVSDEMVGHKLGEFAPTRTYRGHAADKKAKKK
- the rplP gene encoding 50S ribosomal protein L16; this translates as MLQPKRTKFRKVHKGRNRGLAAGADVSFGTYGLKAVGRGRLTARQIEAARRAMTRAVKRQGKIWIRVFPDKPITEKPLEVRMGKGKGNVEYWVALIQPGKVLYEMDGVPEELAREAFKLAAAKLPIKTTFVTKTVM
- the rplV gene encoding 50S ribosomal protein L22: METIAMHRHARSSAQKVRLVADLIRGKKVSQALEILTFTNKKAAGLVKKVLESAIANAEHNDGADIDDLKVAKIFVDEGPSMKRIMPRAKGRADRILKRTSHITVVVSDR
- the rpsH gene encoding 30S ribosomal protein S8; translation: MSMQDPIADMLTRIRNGQAANKVAVTMPSSKLKVAIANVLKEEGYIEDFKIEGDTKPELEITLKYFQGKAVVESIQRVSRPSLRIYKRKDELPQVMAGLGIAVVSTSKGVMTDRAARQAGLGGEIICYVA
- the rplE gene encoding 50S ribosomal protein L5; amino-acid sequence: MAKLHDYYKDEVVQQLMSQFGYHSVMQVPRVEKITLNMGVGEAIVDKKLLDNAAADLAAISGQKPLITKARKSVAGFKIRQGYPIGCKVTLRGERMWEFFERLISIAVPRIRDFRGLSAKSFDGRGNYSMGVREQIIFPEIDYDKVDRVRGLDITITTTAKSDDEGRALLAAFNFPFRK